From Actinopolymorpha cephalotaxi, one genomic window encodes:
- a CDS encoding thermonuclease family protein yields MPLTAISGTYQIVGFSPDGDTVCFVPDDPGAFAAAGLRPRVTPVGAIHLRLDAIDALETHYKPHSWHQQPELGDGAANALLDLLGFTDVQWDERHRVSAATPKTRPGYILTGFVDKYGRAVSFAFAGMRAGGTKDPVYLEVPELRRSVNHQLLGAGWAYPTFYSKLYADLREELATVSVAARAAKKGVWEHDSALTGFELKSQDQLQNQLVILPKLFRRLVDYFLSEDTSGVDLAGFATFLKAQDDKLFTVPAGQATSFAALVESRRQRLTLTVPPEQLVFVEAPPKVLPKVPPEA; encoded by the coding sequence ATGCCGCTGACCGCCATTTCCGGCACGTACCAGATCGTCGGGTTCTCGCCCGACGGCGACACCGTTTGCTTCGTCCCCGACGACCCGGGCGCGTTCGCGGCCGCCGGCCTCAGGCCCAGGGTGACTCCTGTCGGCGCCATCCACCTGCGCCTGGACGCGATCGACGCGCTGGAGACCCACTACAAGCCGCATTCGTGGCACCAGCAACCCGAACTCGGCGACGGTGCGGCGAACGCGCTTCTCGACCTGCTCGGGTTCACCGACGTCCAGTGGGACGAACGCCACCGTGTGAGCGCCGCGACGCCGAAGACCCGGCCCGGCTACATCCTCACCGGCTTCGTCGACAAGTACGGCCGGGCGGTGTCGTTCGCGTTCGCGGGCATGCGCGCAGGGGGAACGAAGGACCCGGTCTACCTGGAGGTTCCCGAACTCCGCCGGTCGGTCAACCATCAGCTGCTCGGCGCGGGCTGGGCGTACCCCACGTTCTACTCGAAGCTGTACGCAGACCTGCGGGAGGAACTCGCCACCGTCTCCGTCGCCGCGCGTGCCGCCAAGAAGGGCGTGTGGGAGCACGACTCCGCCCTGACGGGATTCGAGCTGAAGTCGCAGGACCAACTGCAGAACCAGCTGGTCATCCTGCCGAAGTTGTTCCGGCGGTTGGTCGACTACTTCCTTTCCGAGGATACGAGCGGAGTCGACCTCGCCGGGTTCGCGACCTTCCTGAAAGCCCAGGACGACAAGCTCTTCACCGTCCCCGCCGGTCAGGCGACCTCCTTCGCCGCACTTGTGGAGTCTCGCCGTCAGCGGCTGACGCTGACCGTGCCGCCGGAGCAGCTCGTCTTCGTCGAGGCCCCACCCAAGGTCCTGCCCAAGGTCCCGCCCGAGGCCTGA
- a CDS encoding nuclease, whose product MPLAAIPGTFQVIGASPDGDSVRFRPDDPDAFANAGIKARTNSSGAAQLRLDAIDALETHYTPRSAPHPWRQPANLGDGAATALLDLLGFSDVQRNDRGIVTAATPETRPGYILSRFADKYGRAVSFAYAGRRRGGASGSVYLEVPELRRSVNHQLLSAGWVYPTFYSLLYVDLREELAEVSVAARAARKGVWRHDSTLTGFGLKSRDQLQNQLVIMPKLFRRLADYLTLDEPNSVDLAGFPAFLEARDDRIFTVPAGQATSFATLVERRRQRLTLTEAPEQIVFLEA is encoded by the coding sequence ATGCCACTCGCCGCCATTCCCGGAACGTTCCAGGTGATCGGGGCATCCCCGGACGGTGACTCCGTGCGCTTCCGCCCCGACGACCCGGACGCGTTCGCCAACGCCGGGATCAAGGCTCGTACGAACTCCTCCGGCGCAGCCCAACTGCGCCTGGACGCGATCGACGCCCTGGAGACCCACTACACCCCGCGGAGCGCGCCGCATCCGTGGCGCCAGCCGGCCAACCTCGGTGACGGCGCGGCGACCGCCCTGCTGGACCTGCTCGGCTTCAGCGACGTCCAGCGGAACGACCGCGGCATCGTGACCGCCGCGACGCCGGAGACCCGGCCCGGCTACATCCTCAGCCGGTTCGCCGACAAGTACGGCCGGGCGGTGTCGTTCGCCTACGCGGGCAGGCGGCGCGGAGGCGCGAGCGGCTCGGTCTACCTGGAGGTCCCCGAGCTTCGCCGGTCGGTCAACCACCAGCTGCTCAGCGCGGGTTGGGTGTATCCCACCTTCTACTCGCTGCTGTACGTCGACCTGCGCGAGGAGCTCGCGGAGGTTTCCGTCGCCGCCCGCGCCGCGAGAAAGGGCGTGTGGCGGCACGACTCCACCCTGACCGGCTTCGGGCTGAAGTCACGTGACCAGCTGCAGAACCAGCTCGTCATCATGCCGAAGCTGTTCCGCCGGTTGGCCGACTACCTCACCCTGGACGAGCCGAACAGCGTCGACCTCGCGGGCTTCCCGGCGTTCCTCGAAGCGCGGGACGACCGGATCTTCACCGTTCCGGCCGGTCAGGCGACGTCGTTCGCCACCCTGGTGGAGCGGCGGCGGCAGCGGCTGACGCTGACCGAGGCCCCCGAGCAGATCGTCTTCCTCGAGGCCTGA
- a CDS encoding 2'-5' RNA ligase family protein, whose translation MVPAPRRHLCVLLPAPAAKPVEVLRRRWDPLMAARAPAHVTVTYPEETGDDELLLRRAARVAADTPRFRLGLAAVFAEDGGHGGVFLSVEDVDGGWARLRRHLLAPPFRPVGFPPHVTVAHPRTAPDGPACLAALAGRRRGDGLGVGVGVREFDVAEVCHTETTATSFTLLRRFPLGGRP comes from the coding sequence GTGGTCCCGGCCCCGCGACGTCACCTGTGCGTCCTTCTTCCCGCCCCCGCCGCGAAACCGGTGGAGGTGCTCCGCCGGCGATGGGACCCGCTGATGGCCGCCCGCGCGCCCGCCCACGTGACGGTCACCTATCCGGAGGAGACCGGCGACGACGAACTGCTGCTGCGGCGAGCCGCGCGGGTCGCCGCGGACACACCCCGCTTCCGGCTGGGACTGGCCGCCGTGTTCGCCGAGGACGGCGGGCACGGCGGGGTGTTCCTCTCCGTCGAGGACGTCGACGGCGGCTGGGCTCGGCTACGGCGCCACCTGCTGGCACCGCCGTTCCGGCCCGTCGGCTTCCCGCCGCACGTCACCGTCGCGCATCCGCGGACCGCCCCGGACGGTCCGGCGTGCCTGGCCGCACTGGCCGGCCGGCGGCGCGGCGACGGCCTGGGCGTCGGCGTCGGCGTACGCGAGTTCGACGTGGCCGAGGTCTGCCACACCGAGACGACCGCCACGTCGTTCACCCTGCTGCGACGGTTCCCGCTCGGCGGCCGACCGTAG
- a CDS encoding AAC(3) family N-acetyltransferase, with the protein MIDAEHLGTAFGHLGLRPGHHVLVHSSLSSMGHVDGGAATVVRALLDTVGPEGTVLAPTLTGSEHVGPHAEVVFDLAGTPSSTGVIPETVRTWDGAVRSAHPTHSVAAIGAAARRLTEGHEDCVTPCGPGSPYARLAADPAGMILLLGCDHESNTTLHHVEEVAGSDYHLQPAPVRAVLTLPGRTERRDYWVHRYGTPRNFGAIEPLLVQRGLQSTGPVGAATARLMPASGLVSLGVEVLRAAPRYFVRTAAGS; encoded by the coding sequence ATGATCGATGCGGAACACCTCGGTACGGCCTTCGGCCACCTGGGCCTGCGCCCCGGACACCACGTACTGGTGCACTCGTCGCTGTCGTCGATGGGCCACGTCGACGGTGGGGCCGCGACGGTCGTACGCGCGCTGCTCGACACGGTGGGTCCGGAAGGGACGGTGCTGGCGCCGACGCTCACCGGGAGCGAGCACGTCGGCCCGCATGCGGAGGTGGTGTTCGACCTCGCGGGGACGCCGTCGTCGACCGGGGTGATCCCCGAGACCGTACGCACCTGGGACGGCGCCGTCCGGTCCGCGCACCCGACGCATTCGGTGGCGGCCATCGGCGCGGCGGCCCGGCGGCTGACCGAGGGCCACGAGGACTGCGTCACCCCGTGCGGACCGGGTTCGCCGTACGCGCGACTCGCGGCCGACCCGGCCGGAATGATCCTGCTGCTCGGCTGCGACCACGAGTCCAACACGACGCTGCACCACGTGGAGGAGGTCGCCGGGTCCGACTACCACCTGCAGCCGGCGCCGGTCCGCGCGGTGCTGACGCTGCCGGGCCGCACCGAGCGGCGGGACTACTGGGTCCACCGGTACGGCACCCCCCGGAACTTCGGCGCGATCGAACCCCTGCTGGTGCAGCGCGGTCTCCAGTCGACCGGTCCCGTCGGCGCGGCGACCGCCCGGCTGATGCCCGCGAGCGGCCTGGTGTCGCTCGGCGTCGAGGTGCTCCGCGCCGCACCGCGCTACTTCGTCCGGACGGCTGCGGGCAGCTAG
- a CDS encoding fatty acid desaturase family protein — translation MSSEYANLTRRVREAGLLAPRSRHYAVRITAAALMLAASGAAFVWLGDSWWQILLAAVVAVIFAQVAFVTHDIGHRQVFTSKRAARRAGILLGNLGVGLSYGWWIGKHTRHHANPNHVDEDPDVSVGGIAWSPEQAAERRGFLARTLTGWQAYLFFPMLLLEGLGLYVSGVRALWRRDVKERALESVLLAVHTVACMSALFLVLSPGKALVFLAVNQGLFGFYMGCSFAPNHKGMPLVEEKKLDFLRKQVLTSRNVHGGWFVDRALGGLNYQIEHHLFPTMPMTNLSRAQPLVQAFCEEHGIRYHKTGLIRSYGEALAYLHSVGAGLRGSRRAAVPARVSRQPN, via the coding sequence ATGTCGTCCGAGTATGCGAACCTCACCCGCCGGGTCCGCGAGGCCGGCCTACTCGCTCCGCGTTCGCGCCACTACGCCGTCCGCATCACGGCGGCGGCGCTGATGCTCGCCGCGTCCGGTGCCGCGTTCGTCTGGCTGGGTGACTCCTGGTGGCAGATCCTGCTGGCGGCCGTGGTCGCCGTGATCTTCGCCCAGGTCGCGTTCGTCACCCACGACATCGGGCACCGGCAGGTGTTCACCTCCAAGCGGGCCGCACGCCGTGCCGGAATCCTGCTCGGCAACCTCGGTGTCGGGCTGAGCTACGGCTGGTGGATCGGCAAGCACACCCGCCACCATGCCAACCCCAACCACGTCGACGAGGACCCCGACGTCAGCGTCGGCGGGATCGCGTGGAGTCCCGAACAGGCCGCCGAACGACGCGGCTTCCTCGCCCGGACCCTCACCGGCTGGCAGGCGTACCTCTTCTTCCCCATGCTCCTGCTGGAAGGCCTTGGCCTGTACGTGTCCGGGGTCCGTGCGCTGTGGCGTCGCGACGTCAAGGAGCGTGCCCTGGAAAGCGTCCTGCTCGCCGTGCACACCGTCGCCTGCATGTCGGCGCTCTTCCTCGTTCTCTCGCCGGGCAAGGCGCTGGTCTTCCTCGCGGTCAACCAAGGACTGTTCGGTTTTTACATGGGCTGCTCGTTCGCCCCCAACCACAAGGGCATGCCGCTGGTGGAGGAGAAGAAGCTCGACTTCCTCCGCAAGCAGGTGCTCACGTCCCGAAACGTCCACGGAGGATGGTTCGTCGACCGCGCCCTGGGCGGGCTGAACTACCAGATCGAGCACCACCTGTTCCCGACCATGCCGATGACGAACCTGTCCCGTGCGCAACCGCTGGTCCAGGCGTTCTGCGAGGAGCACGGCATTCGCTACCACAAGACGGGACTGATCCGCTCCTACGGCGAGGCGCTGGCCTACCTCCACAGTGTCGGGGCCGGACTCCGGGGCTCCCGGCGCGCGGCGGTGCCCGCCCGGGTGTCCCGGCAGCCCAACTGA
- a CDS encoding elongation factor G, translating into MARTLNLGIVAHVDAGKTSLTERLLHLAGVIAQVGSVDAGSTQTDTLELERRRGITIRSAVVSFVLDGVTVNLIDTPGHPDFIAEVERVLGVLDGAVLVVSAVEGVQAQTRVLMRTLRRLRIPTLIFVNKLDRGGADPDRVLAAIADTLTPAVIAMGASHDAGTKAARFEPYDDTDGADGTGFRAGLTDLLTGHDEDLLAAYVEDEAALSYQRLRGELGAQTRQALVHPVFFGSAVTGAGVDALVAGITELLPGREGDPDAPPAGTVFKVERGPAGEKVAYLRMFSGSLHAREQVGFNRGESAKITAIRVFDHGAAVQRTSVTAGRIAKVWGLSDVRIGDTIGVSGTTGDHHFAPPTLETVVVPIDAADKGRLHVALTQLAEQDPLINLRQDDVAQELYVSLYGEVQKEVIEATLALEYGIDVTFRETTPICVERPVGTGTAVEVLGKDGNPFLSTVGLRVEPAPVGAGVRVELDVKLELIPLYVFKSVEEFRQAVRNTVVDTLRQGLHGWQVTDCVVTLTDSGYVSPETTAGDVRKLVPLVLMSALGQAGTEVCEPVHRFRLEFPADTLGAVLPLLGRLRAVPGAPLVRGSSGVLEGDVPAAMVHELQQNLPAATRGEGVLESAFDHHEPVRGTVPIRPRTDLNPLNRKEYLLHVLRGV; encoded by the coding sequence GTGGCGCGGACGTTGAACCTTGGGATCGTGGCCCATGTCGATGCGGGTAAGACGAGTCTGACGGAGCGGTTGCTCCACCTGGCGGGGGTGATCGCGCAGGTGGGGAGTGTGGATGCGGGCAGCACGCAGACCGACACCTTGGAGTTGGAGCGTCGCCGGGGGATCACGATCCGGTCGGCGGTGGTGTCGTTCGTGCTGGACGGTGTCACGGTCAATCTGATCGACACTCCGGGGCACCCGGATTTCATCGCCGAGGTGGAGCGGGTGCTGGGGGTGCTGGACGGTGCGGTGCTGGTGGTGTCGGCGGTGGAGGGTGTGCAGGCGCAGACCCGGGTGCTGATGCGGACGCTGCGGCGACTTCGCATACCCACGCTGATCTTCGTGAACAAGCTCGACCGCGGCGGCGCGGATCCCGACCGCGTGCTGGCCGCGATCGCGGACACGCTGACGCCGGCCGTCATCGCGATGGGGGCGTCCCACGATGCCGGTACCAAGGCGGCCCGGTTCGAGCCGTACGACGACACCGACGGCGCCGACGGCACCGGCTTCCGGGCGGGCCTCACCGACCTCCTCACCGGCCACGACGAGGACCTGCTGGCCGCGTACGTCGAGGACGAGGCGGCGCTCTCCTACCAGCGGCTCCGCGGTGAGCTCGGCGCGCAGACCCGGCAGGCGCTGGTGCACCCGGTGTTCTTCGGCTCGGCGGTCACCGGTGCCGGGGTGGACGCGCTGGTCGCCGGCATCACCGAGCTGCTGCCCGGCAGGGAGGGTGACCCGGACGCACCACCTGCCGGGACGGTGTTCAAGGTCGAGCGCGGGCCGGCGGGGGAGAAGGTCGCCTACCTGCGGATGTTCTCCGGTTCCCTGCACGCCAGGGAGCAGGTCGGTTTCAACCGGGGCGAGAGCGCGAAGATCACCGCGATCCGGGTGTTCGACCACGGTGCGGCCGTTCAGCGTACGTCGGTCACGGCGGGCCGGATCGCGAAGGTGTGGGGGCTTTCCGACGTACGGATCGGCGACACGATCGGTGTCTCGGGAACGACCGGCGACCATCACTTCGCGCCGCCGACGTTGGAGACGGTGGTGGTGCCGATCGACGCCGCCGACAAGGGACGGTTGCATGTGGCGTTGACGCAGCTGGCCGAGCAGGACCCGCTGATCAACCTGCGTCAGGACGACGTCGCCCAGGAGCTGTACGTCTCGTTGTACGGCGAGGTGCAGAAGGAGGTCATCGAGGCCACCCTCGCCCTGGAGTACGGCATCGACGTCACCTTCCGCGAAACCACCCCCATCTGCGTCGAGCGCCCGGTCGGCACAGGTACAGCCGTGGAAGTCCTCGGCAAGGACGGCAATCCGTTCCTCTCCACGGTCGGGCTTCGCGTCGAACCGGCCCCGGTCGGCGCCGGCGTGCGAGTCGAGCTGGATGTCAAGCTGGAGTTGATTCCGCTCTACGTCTTCAAGTCCGTCGAGGAGTTCCGGCAGGCGGTGCGGAACACCGTCGTGGACACACTCCGGCAGGGGCTGCACGGCTGGCAGGTCACCGACTGCGTGGTCACGCTCACCGACTCCGGCTACGTCTCGCCGGAGACCACCGCGGGCGACGTTCGCAAGCTGGTCCCGCTGGTGCTGATGAGCGCGCTCGGTCAGGCGGGGACGGAGGTCTGCGAGCCGGTGCATCGTTTCCGGCTGGAGTTCCCGGCGGACACCCTGGGTGCCGTGCTTCCCCTGCTGGGACGGCTGCGCGCGGTTCCGGGCGCGCCGCTGGTCCGCGGCTCGTCCGGCGTACTGGAAGGCGACGTGCCGGCCGCCATGGTGCACGAGTTGCAGCAGAACCTGCCGGCAGCAACCCGCGGGGAAGGCGTGCTGGAGTCGGCGTTCGACCACCACGAGCCGGTTCGGGGCACCGTCCCCATCCGGCCCCGCACGGACCTGAACCCGCTCAACCGCAAGGAGTACCTCCTGCACGTCCTGCGCGGAGTCTGA
- a CDS encoding DUF2087 domain-containing protein, which produces MVRVPSVTAQMTAHATGQATVTAVLATSAALLTTLADPDAVRVLGWMLEREPGERAAVSRCGQALGLDARNTARLYGRLTAVGLIAADGPRIEVRADLLRDTAHELDGINPVVRRLEDFPHLRPMFSHGRLTSFPVEDAHLDDLAYFLASYFDRGVSYTEAEVNEIVREVDDDVATLRRLMVDVGVMTRDRDSVYALADKAADLLEL; this is translated from the coding sequence ATGGTGCGGGTTCCTTCGGTGACGGCACAGATGACGGCGCACGCGACGGGACAGGCGACGGTGACGGCTGTGCTGGCGACGTCGGCGGCACTGTTGACGACGCTCGCGGATCCGGACGCGGTGCGGGTGCTCGGCTGGATGCTGGAACGCGAACCCGGCGAGCGCGCCGCGGTCAGCCGTTGCGGGCAGGCACTGGGACTCGACGCGCGAAACACCGCGAGGTTGTACGGACGGCTCACCGCGGTCGGCCTGATCGCCGCCGACGGACCCCGCATCGAGGTGCGGGCGGACCTGTTGCGAGACACCGCGCACGAACTCGACGGGATCAATCCGGTCGTACGCCGGCTGGAGGACTTCCCGCATCTGCGGCCGATGTTCTCCCACGGCCGGCTCACCAGCTTCCCGGTCGAGGACGCGCACCTGGACGACCTGGCGTACTTCCTGGCGAGCTACTTCGACCGCGGCGTCTCCTACACCGAGGCCGAGGTCAACGAGATCGTCCGGGAGGTCGACGACGACGTCGCCACGCTGCGCCGGCTGATGGTCGACGTGGGCGTGATGACCCGCGACCGGGACAGCGTGTACGCACTGGCCGACAAGGCGGCCGACCTGCTCGAGCTCTAG
- the dinB gene encoding DNA polymerase IV, with amino-acid sequence MTADATILHADLDAFYASVEQRDDPGLRGRPVIVGGGVVLAASYEAKAHGVRTAMGGAQARQLCPQAIVVPPRMSAYSDASAAVFEVFEQTTPLVEGLSIDEAFLDVAGLRRISGTPADIAAKLRRDVLDQVGLPITVGVARTKFLAKVASGVAKPDGLLVVPPDGELDFLHPLKVGRLWGVGEVTAKKLHDRGITTVGHVAELPQSALVAMLGQAAGRHLHALAHNRDPRPVRVGQRRGSVGAQRALGSRPRSAEEVDAILIELVDRVTRRMRSAGRTGRTVVLRLRFADFSQVTRSHTLSHPTAQTHEILQAVRGLRAAAAPTIERRGLTLVGVAVGNLDDDSAVQLALPFDRRQHDALDEAVDKVRRRFDSGAVTRAALLGRDEGISVPLLPD; translated from the coding sequence GTGACGGCGGACGCGACCATCCTGCACGCCGACCTCGACGCGTTCTACGCCTCGGTCGAGCAGCGTGACGATCCCGGCCTGCGTGGTCGCCCCGTCATCGTCGGCGGCGGTGTGGTGCTGGCCGCGAGCTACGAGGCCAAGGCCCATGGCGTACGCACCGCGATGGGTGGGGCACAGGCCCGGCAGCTGTGTCCTCAGGCGATCGTCGTACCACCCCGGATGTCGGCCTACTCCGACGCGAGCGCGGCGGTGTTCGAGGTGTTCGAGCAGACCACCCCGCTGGTGGAGGGGCTGTCGATCGACGAGGCGTTCCTCGACGTCGCCGGGCTCCGGCGGATCTCCGGCACGCCGGCCGACATCGCGGCGAAGCTGCGGCGCGACGTGCTCGACCAGGTGGGCCTGCCCATCACGGTCGGGGTGGCCCGGACCAAGTTCCTCGCCAAGGTGGCCAGTGGCGTGGCCAAACCCGACGGGCTGCTCGTGGTGCCGCCCGACGGCGAGCTGGACTTCCTGCATCCGCTGAAGGTCGGCCGGCTGTGGGGAGTCGGCGAGGTGACCGCCAAGAAGCTGCACGACCGGGGCATCACCACCGTCGGCCACGTCGCCGAGCTTCCGCAGTCGGCGCTGGTCGCCATGCTCGGCCAGGCGGCCGGCCGGCACCTGCACGCACTCGCCCACAACCGCGACCCGCGGCCGGTGCGGGTGGGGCAGCGCCGGGGTTCGGTCGGTGCGCAGCGCGCGCTCGGCTCGCGGCCGAGATCCGCGGAGGAGGTCGACGCGATCCTCATCGAACTGGTCGACCGGGTGACCCGGCGGATGCGTTCGGCGGGGCGCACCGGCCGCACCGTCGTGCTCCGGTTGCGGTTCGCGGACTTCTCCCAGGTGACGCGGTCGCACACGCTGTCCCATCCGACCGCGCAGACCCACGAGATTCTCCAGGCGGTACGCGGGTTGCGGGCCGCCGCAGCGCCGACGATCGAACGCCGCGGGCTGACTCTCGTCGGCGTGGCCGTCGGCAACCTCGACGACGACAGCGCGGTCCAGTTGGCGTTGCCGTTCGACCGCAGACAACACGACGCGCTCGACGAGGCGGTCGACAAGGTGCGCCGGCGCTTCGACTCCGGGGCGGTGACCCGGGCCGCGCTCCTCGGCCGCGACGAGGGCATCTCGGTCCCGTTGCTGCCCGACTAG
- a CDS encoding phosphatase PAP2 family protein has product MGGWVDDPIMQLVAAHRSDWATGAARALMWVANSLTALAVVVLLAVVVVVARRAYRQAAAVALAVVTAGAVARLLKELFGRSRPPADLALVHLAGASMPSTHAALTSAAATAVLVATTWTSSRARLLWTLVLAAGTAFVGVCMVYLGGHWPTDVLAGWALGIALGAGAGLLCRRAQGADRRDDRRPDPRDEQPQGS; this is encoded by the coding sequence GTGGGTGGCTGGGTGGACGACCCGATCATGCAGCTGGTCGCCGCGCATCGCAGCGACTGGGCCACCGGCGCCGCCCGGGCCCTGATGTGGGTCGCGAACAGCCTCACCGCGCTGGCGGTCGTCGTACTCCTCGCTGTCGTGGTCGTCGTGGCCAGGCGCGCCTACCGCCAGGCCGCCGCGGTCGCCCTGGCGGTCGTGACCGCCGGTGCCGTGGCGAGGCTGCTCAAGGAGCTCTTCGGCCGGTCCCGGCCGCCGGCGGATCTCGCTCTCGTCCACCTCGCCGGCGCGTCGATGCCCTCCACCCACGCTGCTCTCACCTCCGCCGCCGCGACCGCCGTCCTGGTGGCGACGACCTGGACCTCCTCGCGGGCGCGACTTCTGTGGACGCTTGTCCTGGCCGCCGGCACGGCCTTCGTCGGGGTCTGCATGGTCTACCTCGGCGGGCACTGGCCCACCGACGTGCTGGCCGGATGGGCGCTGGGGATCGCGCTCGGCGCCGGCGCGGGCCTGCTGTGCCGGCGCGCCCAGGGGGCCGACCGGCGTGACGACCGACGGCCCGACCCGCGGGACGAGCAGCCGCAGGGCAGTTGA
- a CDS encoding DUF305 domain-containing protein: MSAAENVVHKSAHSAARTAARTVVRGTMPRAYSVLAIAALVGVAALLAGCGGGTGTPAKPAGVTAPAGKHNAQDVEFTEEMVEHHQEVVAMSALAARKATNAQVKALAVKAKSEHAPRIAELSAWLKAWGEPVPTMGVTPHATRSPSPGKAMASPSPGAADEHELSDLRHASGKEFDKMYLDAMIHQYSEAVDESKIEKAKGLYPPAKKLATDIVAHHPAEIAKMQALSGKL, translated from the coding sequence GTGAGTGCCGCAGAGAACGTCGTACACAAGAGCGCGCACAGCGCCGCACGGACCGCCGCGCGGACGGTCGTACGGGGAACGATGCCGCGCGCGTACTCCGTCCTCGCCATCGCGGCCCTGGTCGGTGTCGCCGCCCTCCTCGCGGGCTGCGGCGGGGGCACCGGAACCCCGGCGAAACCGGCCGGCGTGACAGCTCCGGCCGGCAAGCACAACGCCCAGGACGTGGAGTTCACCGAGGAGATGGTCGAGCACCACCAGGAAGTGGTGGCGATGAGCGCCCTGGCCGCCAGGAAGGCGACCAACGCTCAGGTCAAGGCGCTCGCGGTGAAGGCCAAGTCCGAGCACGCACCGAGGATCGCCGAGCTGAGCGCCTGGCTGAAGGCGTGGGGAGAGCCCGTGCCCACCATGGGCGTGACGCCGCACGCGACGCGTTCGCCCAGCCCCGGAAAGGCAATGGCGAGCCCCAGCCCCGGGGCGGCGGACGAGCACGAGCTGTCCGATCTGCGGCACGCGTCCGGCAAGGAGTTCGACAAGATGTACCTCGACGCGATGATCCACCAGTACTCCGAAGCGGTGGACGAGTCGAAGATCGAGAAGGCCAAGGGCCTGTACCCGCCCGCCAAGAAGCTGGCGACGGACATCGTGGCCCACCACCCGGCCGAGATCGCGAAGATGCAGGCTCTGTCCGGGAAGCTGTGA